A region of Crenobacter cavernae DNA encodes the following proteins:
- a CDS encoding YggS family pyridoxal phosphate-dependent enzyme, with the protein MSLSIADALASVQQRLDAATAATRRPAGSVALLAVSKTFPADAVRAAHAAGVTAFGENYVQELVEKTTTLAELPLEWHFIGPLQSNKTRPVAERADWVHTVDRLKIAERLSAQRPAALPPLNVCVQVNVSGEATKSGVALEDAPALARAVAALPSLKLRGLMCIPEPTEDTARLAEQFAALRRLLETLNAEGLALDTLSMGMSADLELAIAEGATLVRVGSAIFGARVYGAP; encoded by the coding sequence ATGAGTCTTTCCATTGCCGACGCGCTCGCGTCGGTCCAGCAACGCCTCGATGCCGCCACCGCCGCCACGCGCCGCCCGGCCGGTTCGGTCGCGCTCTTGGCGGTCAGCAAGACCTTTCCCGCCGACGCCGTGCGCGCCGCCCACGCGGCCGGCGTGACCGCGTTCGGCGAAAACTACGTGCAGGAACTGGTTGAAAAGACCACGACGTTGGCCGAGCTGCCGCTCGAATGGCATTTCATCGGCCCCTTGCAGTCGAACAAGACGCGGCCGGTGGCCGAGCGCGCCGACTGGGTGCACACCGTCGACCGGCTGAAGATTGCCGAGCGGCTGTCGGCGCAGCGTCCGGCCGCCCTGCCGCCGCTGAACGTCTGCGTGCAGGTCAACGTGTCGGGCGAGGCGACGAAGAGCGGCGTCGCGCTCGAAGACGCGCCGGCGCTCGCGCGCGCCGTCGCGGCGTTACCGAGTCTGAAACTGCGCGGCCTGATGTGCATTCCCGAGCCGACCGAAGACACGGCAAGGTTGGCCGAGCAGTTCGCCGCGCTGCGCCGGCTGCTCGAAACACTCAACGCCGAGGGGCTGGCGCTCGACACCTTGTCGATGGGCATGTCGGCCGACCTCGAACTGGCGATTGCCGAAGGCGCGACCCTGGTGCGCGTCGGCAGCGCGATATTCGGCGCGCGCGTCTACGGCGCGCCGTAA
- a CDS encoding type IV pilus twitching motility protein PilT, translating to MEISDLLAFTVKNKASDLHLSAGLPPMIRVNGDVRRINLPPLAHPDVHDMVYDIMNDYQRKIFEDQYECDFSFELPGIARFRVNAFVQNRGMGAVFRVIPSKVLTLEDLAAPRIFQDIASYSRGLVLVTGPTGSGKSTTLAAMVDYVNENQYSHILTIEDPIEFVHESRKCLINQRELGQQTHSFANALKSALREDPDVILVGELRDLDTIRLALTAAETGHLVFGTLHTSSAAKTVDRIVDVFPAGEKEMVRSMLSESLRAVISQSLLKTRDETGRVAAHEILIGTAAVRNLIRENKIAQINSMLQTGQQHGMQTLDQCLTELVRRNLVSVSEARQKASNKDLF from the coding sequence ATGGAAATTTCCGACCTCTTGGCGTTCACCGTCAAGAACAAGGCCTCGGACCTGCACCTGTCGGCCGGCCTGCCGCCGATGATCCGCGTCAACGGCGACGTGCGCCGCATCAACCTGCCGCCGCTGGCGCACCCCGACGTGCACGACATGGTGTACGACATCATGAACGACTACCAGCGCAAGATCTTCGAAGATCAGTACGAATGCGACTTCTCATTCGAATTGCCCGGCATCGCGCGCTTTCGCGTGAACGCCTTCGTGCAGAACCGCGGCATGGGCGCGGTGTTCCGCGTGATCCCGTCCAAGGTCTTGACGCTCGAGGACCTGGCGGCGCCACGCATCTTCCAGGACATCGCCAGCTACTCGCGCGGCCTGGTGCTGGTGACCGGCCCGACCGGTTCGGGCAAGTCGACCACGCTGGCGGCGATGGTCGACTACGTCAACGAGAACCAGTATTCGCACATCCTCACCATCGAGGACCCGATCGAGTTCGTGCACGAGAGCCGCAAGTGCCTGATCAACCAGCGCGAGCTCGGCCAGCAGACGCACAGCTTCGCCAACGCGCTGAAAAGCGCGCTGCGCGAGGATCCGGACGTGATCCTGGTCGGCGAATTGCGCGACCTCGACACCATCCGCCTCGCGCTGACCGCCGCCGAGACCGGCCACCTGGTGTTCGGCACGCTGCACACCAGCAGTGCCGCCAAGACCGTCGACCGTATCGTCGACGTGTTCCCGGCGGGCGAAAAGGAAATGGTGCGCTCGATGCTGTCCGAAAGCCTACGCGCGGTGATCTCGCAGAGCCTGTTGAAGACGCGCGACGAGACGGGCCGCGTCGCGGCGCACGAGATCCTGATCGGCACGGCGGCGGTGCGCAACCTGATCCGCGAGAACAAGATCGCGCAGATCAACTCGATGCTGCAGACCGGCCAGCAGCACGGCATGCAGACGCTCGACCAGTGCCTGACCGAACTGGTGCGGCGCAACCTGGTGTCGGTCAGCGAGGCGCGCCAGAAAGCGTCCAACAAAGACCTGTTCTAA
- a CDS encoding PilT/PilU family type 4a pilus ATPase yields MEKDQASRFIHDILKHATGKNASDVFIAADFPAAMKIDGKITPVSQQVLSAQHSKELVRAVMNDRQTEEFEATREANFAISPPGVGRFRVSAYQEQGRVGMVLRKINTEIPTVDGLGLPEVLKDIGMIKRGLVIFVGGTGSGKSTSLAAMVDWRNSNAADHIITIEDPIEFVHAHKKSIVTQREIGVDTDGWNVALKNTLRQAPDVILMGEIRDSETMGYALQFAETGHLCLATLHANNANQALDRILNFFPEERHQQVLMDLSLNMRSIISQRLVPKRGARGRVAAVEILLNSPLVADMIFKGEIAGLKEVMGRSREGGMQTFDQALFDLFEEGLIGYEDALKNADSVNDLRLKIKLYSEAGRARDPLDGIDHLDIL; encoded by the coding sequence ATGGAAAAGGATCAGGCGTCGCGCTTCATCCACGACATCCTCAAGCACGCTACAGGCAAGAACGCGTCCGACGTGTTCATCGCCGCCGACTTCCCGGCCGCGATGAAGATAGACGGCAAGATCACGCCGGTGTCGCAGCAGGTCTTGTCGGCGCAGCATTCGAAGGAACTGGTGCGCGCGGTGATGAACGACAGGCAGACCGAGGAATTCGAGGCGACGCGCGAGGCGAACTTCGCGATCAGCCCGCCCGGCGTCGGCCGTTTCCGCGTCAGCGCCTACCAGGAGCAGGGCCGCGTCGGCATGGTGCTGCGTAAGATCAACACCGAGATCCCGACCGTCGACGGCCTCGGCCTGCCCGAGGTGCTCAAGGACATCGGGATGATCAAGCGCGGGCTGGTGATCTTCGTCGGCGGCACCGGTTCGGGCAAGTCGACGTCGCTCGCGGCGATGGTCGACTGGCGCAACAGCAACGCCGCCGACCACATCATCACCATCGAGGACCCGATCGAGTTCGTGCACGCGCACAAGAAGAGCATCGTCACGCAGCGTGAGATCGGCGTCGACACCGACGGCTGGAACGTCGCGCTGAAGAACACGCTCAGGCAGGCGCCCGACGTGATCCTGATGGGCGAGATCCGCGACAGCGAGACGATGGGCTACGCGCTGCAGTTCGCCGAGACCGGCCACCTGTGCCTGGCGACGCTGCACGCGAACAACGCCAACCAGGCGCTCGACCGCATCCTGAACTTCTTCCCCGAGGAGCGTCACCAGCAGGTGCTGATGGACCTGTCGCTGAACATGCGTTCCATCATCTCGCAACGGCTGGTCCCCAAGCGCGGCGCGCGCGGCCGTGTCGCGGCGGTAGAGATCCTGCTGAACAGCCCGCTGGTCGCCGACATGATCTTCAAGGGCGAGATCGCCGGCCTGAAGGAGGTGATGGGCCGTTCGCGCGAGGGCGGCATGCAGACCTTCGACCAGGCGCTGTTCGACCTGTTCGAGGAAGGCCTGATCGGCTACGAGGACGCGCTGAAGAATGCCGACTCGGTGAACGACCTCAGGCTGAAGATCAAGCTCTACAGCGAGGCCGGCCGCGCGCGCGACCCGCTCGACGGCATCGACCACCTCGACATCCTGTGA
- the thpR gene encoding RNA 2',3'-cyclic phosphodiesterase has translation MRLFFAVWPDNAARAALAQHAIGPWPHGTRPIRDDALHLTLAFLGDVDEAVLPALEALGARLGQRCVPTRMRLTKFGHWNNGIVWAAPERTPKALTGLVAELRQGLAELGVESDTRRYKPHITLARRASHLPPLAPGAIVYPLDHLALVASEAGPTGQVAYRTLARWPLSGRKKRARSKPEAPPLG, from the coding sequence ATGCGCCTCTTCTTCGCCGTCTGGCCCGACAACGCCGCCCGCGCCGCGCTGGCGCAACACGCCATCGGCCCGTGGCCACACGGCACGCGCCCCATCCGCGACGACGCGCTGCACCTGACGCTCGCCTTCCTCGGCGACGTCGACGAGGCGGTGTTGCCGGCGCTCGAAGCGCTCGGCGCCAGGCTCGGCCAACGTTGTGTCCCGACGCGGATGCGGCTGACGAAGTTCGGCCACTGGAACAACGGCATCGTATGGGCGGCGCCGGAGCGCACGCCCAAGGCCCTCACCGGGCTGGTCGCCGAGCTGCGCCAAGGCCTGGCCGAGCTCGGCGTCGAGTCCGACACGCGCCGCTACAAGCCGCACATCACGCTCGCGCGCCGTGCGTCACACCTGCCGCCGCTCGCACCGGGCGCCATCGTCTATCCGCTCGACCACCTGGCGCTGGTCGCCTCCGAAGCCGGGCCGACAGGCCAGGTGGCCTACCGCACGCTCGCGCGCTGGCCGCTCTCCGGTCGCAAGAAGCGGGCGCGTTCCAAGCCCGAAGCCCCGCCCTTGGGCTGA
- a CDS encoding amino acid ABC transporter ATP-binding protein, with product MISIDNVSKWYGDFQVLTDCSTAVNKGDVVVVCGPSGSGKSTLIKCVNALEPFQKGAISVDGISVGDPKTDLPKLRARIGMVFQNFELFPHLTITDNLTIAQMKVLGRGADEARDKGMKLLERVGLTAQAAKYPGQLSGGQQQRVAIARALAMDPIAMLFDEPTSALDPEMINEVLDVMTQLAHEGMTMMCVTHEMGFARRVADRVIFMDRGQIIEDCSKDDFFGAPRGERAQQFLSKILQH from the coding sequence ATGATCTCGATCGACAACGTCAGCAAGTGGTACGGCGACTTCCAGGTGCTGACCGACTGCAGTACCGCGGTGAACAAGGGCGATGTCGTCGTCGTGTGCGGGCCGTCCGGCTCGGGCAAGTCCACGCTGATCAAGTGCGTGAACGCGCTCGAGCCGTTCCAGAAGGGCGCGATCAGCGTCGACGGCATCTCGGTCGGCGACCCGAAGACCGACCTGCCCAAGTTGCGCGCACGGATCGGCATGGTGTTCCAGAACTTCGAGCTGTTTCCGCATCTGACGATCACCGACAACCTGACCATCGCGCAGATGAAGGTGCTCGGCCGCGGCGCCGACGAGGCGCGCGACAAGGGCATGAAGCTGCTCGAGCGCGTCGGCCTCACGGCGCAGGCGGCCAAGTATCCGGGCCAGCTGTCCGGCGGCCAGCAGCAGCGCGTCGCGATCGCGCGCGCGCTGGCGATGGACCCGATCGCGATGCTGTTCGACGAGCCGACCAGCGCGCTCGACCCGGAGATGATCAACGAGGTGCTCGACGTGATGACGCAGCTTGCGCACGAGGGCATGACGATGATGTGCGTGACGCACGAGATGGGCTTCGCGCGCCGCGTCGCCGACCGCGTGATCTTCATGGACCGCGGCCAGATCATCGAGGACTGCAGCAAGGATGACTTCTTCGGCGCGCCGCGCGGCGAACGCGCGCAGCAGTTCCTGTCGAAGATACTGCAGCATTGA
- a CDS encoding ABC transporter permease subunit (The N-terminal region of this protein, as described by TIGR01726, is a three transmembrane segment that identifies a subfamily of ABC transporter permease subunits, which specificities that include histidine, arginine, glutamine, glutamate, L-cystine (sic), the opines (in Agrobacterium) octopine and nopaline, etc.), which produces MMAFDFSQIGPSLPGLADGMWLTLKLLALAVAGGVAIGTVLALARLSSHRLLSGFAKGYVNIFRSVPLLLVITWFYFAVPFVLRWITGSDTPVGAFTSCLVAFMLFEAAYYSEIVRAGIQSITRGQISAAYALGMSYGQAMRLVVLPQAFRKMTPLLLQQSIILFQDTSLVYAVGLMDFLNTARSKGDIVGLPHEFLLFAGLVYFLISFGASSLVKRLQQRLTV; this is translated from the coding sequence ATGATGGCGTTCGACTTCTCCCAGATCGGCCCGTCGCTGCCCGGCCTCGCCGACGGCATGTGGCTGACGCTGAAACTGCTGGCGCTCGCGGTGGCCGGCGGCGTCGCGATCGGCACCGTGCTCGCGCTTGCGCGGCTGTCGAGCCATCGCTTGCTGTCGGGGTTCGCGAAGGGCTACGTGAACATCTTCCGCTCGGTGCCGCTGCTCTTGGTGATCACCTGGTTCTATTTCGCGGTGCCGTTCGTGTTGCGCTGGATCACTGGCAGCGACACGCCGGTCGGCGCGTTCACGTCTTGTCTGGTGGCCTTCATGCTGTTCGAGGCGGCGTACTACAGCGAGATCGTGCGCGCCGGCATCCAGTCGATCACGCGCGGCCAGATCAGCGCCGCCTACGCGCTCGGCATGAGCTATGGCCAGGCGATGCGCCTCGTCGTGCTGCCGCAGGCCTTCCGCAAGATGACGCCTTTGCTCCTGCAGCAGAGCATCATCCTGTTCCAGGATACCTCGCTGGTGTACGCGGTGGGCCTGATGGACTTTCTCAACACCGCCCGCTCCAAGGGCGACATCGTCGGCCTGCCGCATGAATTCCTGCTGTTCGCCGGCCTCGTGTACTTCCTCATCAGCTTCGGCGCTTCGAGCCTGGTGAAGCGTTTACAGCAAAGGTTGACCGTATGA
- a CDS encoding amino acid ABC transporter permease: MNYHWDWGVFFKSTGIGQEIYLDWFVAGLGWTVAVALVAWIIALALGSVLGVMRTVPNRLVARIATIYVELFRNVPLLVQLFVWYFLVPDLLPERAQIWFKQDLNPAVSAYLSVVVCLALFTAARVCEQVRTGIQALPRGQTHAALAMGFSLTQIYRHVLLPQAFRIIIPPLTSEFLNIFKNSSVASLIGLMELLAQTKQTAEFTANLFEAFTLATAIYFVLNMSLMKGMAWVEKRVSVPGLIGSGGK, translated from the coding sequence ATGAATTACCACTGGGACTGGGGCGTCTTCTTCAAGTCCACTGGGATCGGTCAGGAAATCTACCTCGACTGGTTCGTCGCGGGCCTCGGCTGGACCGTCGCCGTCGCGCTGGTCGCCTGGATCATCGCGCTGGCGCTGGGCTCGGTACTCGGCGTGATGCGCACCGTGCCGAACAGGCTCGTGGCGCGCATCGCGACGATCTACGTCGAACTCTTCCGTAACGTGCCGCTTCTGGTGCAGCTCTTCGTCTGGTACTTCCTGGTGCCCGACCTGTTGCCCGAGCGCGCGCAGATCTGGTTCAAGCAGGACCTGAACCCGGCCGTGTCGGCCTATCTGTCGGTCGTGGTGTGCCTCGCGCTGTTCACCGCCGCGCGCGTGTGCGAACAGGTGCGCACCGGCATCCAGGCGCTGCCGCGCGGGCAGACCCATGCGGCGCTGGCGATGGGCTTCTCGCTGACCCAGATCTACCGTCACGTGCTGCTGCCTCAGGCCTTCCGCATCATCATCCCGCCGCTCACCTCCGAGTTCCTGAACATCTTCAAGAATTCGTCGGTGGCGTCGCTGATCGGCCTGATGGAACTGCTCGCGCAGACCAAGCAGACCGCCGAGTTCACCGCCAACCTGTTCGAGGCGTTCACGCTGGCGACGGCGATCTACTTCGTGCTGAACATGAGCCTGATGAAGGGCATGGCCTGGGTCGAGAAGCGCGTCAGCGTGCCCGGCCTCATCGGCAGCGGAGGCAAATGA
- a CDS encoding glutamate/aspartate ABC transporter substrate-binding protein — translation MRFHKKLIATALMGGLIAAPAFAEGTLDKVKQSGTITLGHRDASIPFSYLDNDQKPVGYSMDIANKVVDKLKKDLKLPKLQVRYNLVTSQTRIPLVQNGTVDLECGSTTNNVERQKQVDFSVGIFEIGTRLLTKKTSGVKDFPDLKGKNVVTTAGTTSERLIKAMNADKNLGMNIISAKDHGESFLMLESGRAVAFMMDDALLAGEMAKAKNPAEWVVTGKPQSFEVYGCMMRKGDPAFKKAVDDAIVALYKSGEINKIYKRWFQSPVPPKGLNLNFPMSAELKKLIQNPTDKSAEQM, via the coding sequence ATGCGTTTTCACAAGAAACTGATCGCTACCGCCCTGATGGGCGGCCTCATCGCCGCCCCCGCTTTTGCCGAAGGCACGCTCGACAAGGTCAAGCAGTCCGGCACGATTACCCTCGGCCACCGCGACGCGTCGATCCCCTTCTCCTACCTCGACAACGACCAGAAGCCGGTCGGCTACTCGATGGACATCGCGAACAAAGTCGTCGACAAGCTGAAAAAAGACCTGAAACTGCCGAAGCTGCAGGTCAGGTACAACCTGGTGACGTCGCAGACGCGCATCCCGCTGGTGCAGAACGGCACGGTCGACCTCGAGTGCGGCTCGACGACCAACAACGTCGAGCGCCAGAAGCAGGTCGACTTCTCGGTCGGCATCTTCGAGATCGGCACGCGCCTGTTGACGAAGAAGACGTCGGGCGTGAAGGACTTCCCCGACCTGAAGGGCAAGAACGTCGTGACCACCGCCGGCACCACGTCCGAGCGGCTGATCAAGGCGATGAACGCCGACAAGAACCTCGGCATGAACATCATCAGCGCCAAGGACCACGGCGAATCGTTCCTGATGCTCGAATCGGGCCGCGCGGTCGCGTTCATGATGGACGACGCGCTCTTGGCCGGCGAGATGGCTAAGGCCAAGAACCCGGCCGAGTGGGTGGTGACCGGCAAGCCGCAGTCGTTCGAAGTCTATGGCTGCATGATGCGCAAGGGCGACCCGGCGTTCAAGAAGGCGGTCGACGACGCGATCGTCGCGCTCTACAAGTCCGGCGAGATCAACAAGATCTACAAGAGATGGTTCCAGAGCCCGGTGCCGCCCAAGGGGCTGAACCTGAACTTCCCGATGTCGGCCGAGCTCAAGAAGCTGATCCAGAACCCGACCGACAAGTCGGCCGAGCAGATGTAA